CGCAGCGCCGCCGCCGCGCAGCGTCTGGAAGCGGAGGCTCCGCCGGGAACGGTACGCGTTCCCACCGACCAGCGCACCGTTCGCGCCATCGCCCAGGACGTCGTGGCCGTCACGGGCTGGTCCCGCTGAGCGGCCGGCCGGACCGGGCCCGGCGGTGAGCCCAGGGTCCCTCTTCCCCGGCGCCTCGCCGGCTCCTCGTACTCGTACGCCCGCACGGGCGCCGGTGTCATCGCCTCGGCCCGGCGGCCCACCGCGAACCCCGCCCGACGCGCCCGGCGGGCTCGGCGCGACCGGCCGCCGCCCCGGCCCGGCACCGGCAGGGGGTGCTTCGTCCGTCCTCAGCACCCACCGCTGGTCCAGGGAACCGTCGTCGCGCTGGACGACGCCGACCCCCGTGACCCCACGGCCGCGCTCCGGTGCCAGGGCCAGGCCGGGGTGGCGGCGGAGCAGGATCTCACCGTGGAGTGTGACGTCGTAGGAGACCTCCCCGGGCGGTACCGCGCAGCCGGCCAGCGCGACGGTTCCCGTGCCGGGGTCGGCGGTGAGACAGAGGGCGGGGTCGGCGGCGCTGCGCAGAAGGCCGTCGTCCTGGTAGGTCCACTGCTGGGAGCCGGCCGCCGAGCACGGTGCGAGCCGGACGCCCGCGCCCGCCGCCACCCGCTCCCCGCGTACGTCCAGGCAGCGCCCGGAGGCCAGGCCGCGCAAGGTGCCGTGGACGGTCTCGGCGGGGTCACCGAAGGAGGCTGCGGCGTGTGCGCCGGCGCCTCCCGGGCGCGGGGAGTCCACGACGGGTGCGGCCCAGGTGGCGGCGGGGGCGGGGACACCGTTGTCATCGGACCGGCTCCTGGCCGACAGGACGGTGACGAGCAGCGCGAGTGAGGCGAGCCCGGCACCGATGGCCATGGTCCTGCGGCGGCGGCCGGCGGAGCGCCCGCCTCGGGAGGCGGTCGCCCGGGTCCACCGGAGATGACGGTTCTGGCGGCTACGACGGTCACGTATGGACGACCGGTCCTCCCGGGTGGCGCGGGCCGGTCGGGAGTCGACGTAACGGCGGGCGCCCCAGCCGAGCACACTCTCGGCGAGGAGCAGGGGCAGACCGGCGTCGAAGTCGCCGAGCTGCCCGGCGGCGTACCGGCAGTGCGGGCAGACCGTCAGATGCCGGCGCACTTCCGGCAGCAGGGGGCCGCCGCGGCGCAGGGGGATGTCCAGGAGCCGGTTGTGGAAGCGGCATTCCTCGGTGGGCGCGAGTTCCCGGTGAGCGCGTACACAAAGGGCGCGGAATTGCTCGCGCGCCTGCTCCAGGGCGGCCGTCGCGGTGACCGTGTCGAGACCCAGCAGACCAGCGGGTATGTTTATGGGTTCGGCCTCGACCTCGGTATGCCACAGAAGGCATTGCGCGACCCCGGGAAGCGACCGGAACGCGTGGGCGGCGAGCCGTCTGCTTTCCGGTGGGCCGGGCTTTGTCGCGCGCAGTCCGCGACCGCCGGTGGTTTTGCGCAATTCCGGCAGGGCGGCACAGGCGGCGGCGTCCGCCGCCCAGGCGCGGACCGTGTCGCGGACGGCGACGAGCAGCCGCGGCCGCAGGGCGCCCCCGGTCGCATCGGCCACATCGGCCACGCCGGTCGCGCGAGGCACGCCGGCGCGGCCGGGCACTCCAGTTCCCCCGGCCATGCCGGCAGCGCCGCTCCCGCCGCTCGCCGCACCCGCGAACACCTGCTGGAAGGCCGCGGCGGCGACGAGTTGGGCGGTGGGACCGGCGGTGGCCAGACAGACCACGGCATGGTCGAGGGTGGCCCGCCAGTGCCGGGCGAGCAGCAGCGCGACGGCGTGGTGGCGGCCGTCGGCGTCCGGCCCGCCGAGCCGGGCGAGGAGGGCGGTGTCGGCCTCGCCGGCGAGGCCGGGCAGGGATGGGTGGGGCGGGCATGGGGGGTGAGGGGGCTGCACGGAAACATGTCCTTTCCAGCCGCAGGACCGCATGCGCGCGGGCGTCCTGTGGGAAACGGTGCCTGTCGGTGCATACGTGCATACCTAAAGGGCCGGCCGGACGTCGGCGTCCTCCTTTGCCCTCCCGCGGGGAGGCTCACCTTGGCACAGGCGACTCACAGGAAACAAGAAGTCGGAATACCCCGGCGGTGAAGTCGGCCCTTCCCGTAATAGTTACCGCTGGTATCTCCGGACGGCGTTCGACAGGGCGGCCGACCTCTCGGCGAAAAGGCCGGATGGCGGGCCAAATGTCCAGTACCGGTATTCGCAGGCCCAATACCGGATATTCGTGCGGTCCGGTCCGGCGCACGGCCCCGCCGACATCCGGTCAAACCATGGCCGACGCACCGCTGTACCCTTCCTCCGCCCGGCACCGTGCGTGATGCTCTGCTCACTGGGGGAGAGCAATGGTTCCCGCAACCCACGGAGGAGCAGACCATGCCGCTCGGAAGGATCGCCGTCTACAACGACGCGGACGGCGTGGGCATCATCACCGACGAGGACGGTGAGAGGCGCCCTTTCTCCTGCATGGAGACACAGACGACCCGCGAGGGTCAGCGGGTCGCCTTCGAGGTGATCGGCGCGAAGGCGACCAACGTGGTAGCCATCCGGTGACGCCGCCCCGGCCGCCGGCGCCCCGCCCCGGTGTCGACGGGGCGGGGTGCGGTGTCGTCCGGGCCGGCGCGGGTTACTTCGCCCCGCCGGACGGCCGGAGCGTCCACACGACGCTCATCTCACCGGTCACCGCGCCGTCCGCGCGCCGTATCTCGACCGACACGGGGAACTCCGGGCGCTGTCCGGCGTCGAGTTCGGCGACGACCTCGGCGGCCGGGCGGCCCAGCGTCGCGGTCGCGGTGACGGCGCCCATGGCCAGCTTCCTGTAGGCGATCTCGGCCCGCACGGCGAGCGGCACGGCACGCGAGAGCTGGTCCCCGAAGGCGGCCAGCACGATGGCGCCGCTGGCCGACTCCCCGAGGGTGAACATCGCACCGGCGTGCGGGCCGCCCACGTGGTTGTGGTAGGCGCCCTGGTCCGGCAGGGACACCACGGCCTTGTCGGCCGTGGTCTCCAGGAACTCCAGGTTCAGGGTCCGGGCCATGGGCACGGTGGCGGCGAGCATCTCGCCGATCGACATCTGGTCTGCGCTCATGGCCGTCATGTTACTCACGAGTAGCAGGGGCTGGCCAGAGAAGCGCACTAGGGTTACCGGCCATGTGGCCAGATCAGCAGCCGCCAGGGGGCGCGCAGAACCCGCAGCACGATCCGCGGCAGAACCCGTACCAGCAGCCGGGACACCCGCAGCCGAACGCGTACCGACAGCCCGGACCCCAACAGCAGCACCAGCAGCCGGGTCCGTACGGACAGCAGCCTCCCGGCACGCCGTACGGACAGCAGCCCCCCGGCGCCCCGTACGCACCACAGGCCCCGGGCTCCCCGTACGGGCAACAGCCGCAGGCCGGTCAGCAGGCGCAGCCGCCACAGCAGCCGCAAGGTCCGTACGCCCCCCAGCAGCCGCCGAACGGCCCGTACGCGCAGCCGCAGACCGTCCCGTACGGGCAGCCGCCGCAGTGGGGACAGCCGTCCGCGCCCGAGCCCCCGCGCGATGGCGGCCGTACGAAGCTGGTCGCCGTCGTCGCGGCCACGGCCGTCGTGGTCACCGCGGCCGTCACCGGCTTCCTGGTGCTGGGCGGTTCCGAGGACGACGAGGCGGCCGACGGCAAGGACGCACGGACGACCACGAGCCCGTCGCCGGCCGCCACCCCGCCCACCTCACCCGCCTCGCCGGCCCCGACCGACAACCCGCGCTCCGGCGAGACCCTGAAGCCGACGGTCGCGGGCTGGAAAGTGGTGGTCAACCCCAAGTACGGCACGGCCTTCGACGTACCGGCCGACTGGGACGTGAAGCGGACCGGCGTCTTCACCTTCTTCGAGGACAAACAGAAGGGCGACGGCTCGGCGTACATCGGCTTCTCCGGCGTGTCGTCCCTCAAGCCCAGCTACTGCGTCTCCGACGACGACAAGGACGGCAGGGAGGAGACGTCGTCGCTGGCCGCGGCCGGCACCAAGGGCGAGATGGGAGCCAAGGACACCGCGAGCATCGCCCGGGGCACCTCGGCCGCCTTCGCGTTCGGCGGGTACACGGACCAGTCGGCGGCGGCCGAGAAGTACCTGCACGTCGGCGAGGCGAAGTCCTTCACGACCGCGTCGGGCGTCACCGGCAGCGTCGCCACGTCGTACGTCAGCGGTGTGCCGAAGAAGAACAAGTGCGACACCGACGGCAAGGCGGTCACGTTCGCCTTCAAGAACTCCTCGGGCAACTTCGTGTCGTGGTCGCTGTACGGCGCGAAGGGCGTCAAGGAGGAGCTGCCGGACGCGACCATCGACAAGGTCCTCGCCACGGTACGGCTGCACGGCGACCCGACCGTGGAGTGACCGCGCCCGACCGCACCGGTCACGCCGACCGCAGTCACCCGGCCCCGGCGGCGCCCTGGTCACCGCCGCCGCGCCCGTCTCAGCCGATGCCGAACGCCCCGTCGGGAGGCTCGGGCGAGGGTACGGCGTCGGCGTCCTCCACCGGCCGCGCCGACCCGGTGAACCGCCGTACCGCGGCCCCGTGTTCGACGCGTGCCGGGAAGGCGTCCGCCGCGGTGCGCCGGGCCAGCGCGGCCGTGTCCAGGGGCCGGTGGGAGGCCGCGACCACCA
This sequence is a window from Streptomyces rubradiris. Protein-coding genes within it:
- a CDS encoding DUF4442 domain-containing protein, with protein sequence MTAMSADQMSIGEMLAATVPMARTLNLEFLETTADKAVVSLPDQGAYHNHVGGPHAGAMFTLGESASGAIVLAAFGDQLSRAVPLAVRAEIAYRKLAMGAVTATATLGRPAAEVVAELDAGQRPEFPVSVEIRRADGAVTGEMSVVWTLRPSGGAK